In Vibrio gallicus, a single window of DNA contains:
- a CDS encoding molybdopterin-dependent oxidoreductase codes for MDRRKFLKGAAGVGIVTGGAAYSGIFARAVTMSKNGIPVNYKTYGNSDNVEWRLNNLGQHEIAPDYCVKHTTCLQCHSECGLRVKVNNKSDKIERIIGNPYHPNTLIEYTNIETPISATAAAVGTVCARGNAGIETVYDEYRIHQPLKRAGKRGEGKWKTISWEQLIAETVHGGKIFDDTTDEQNHGLDVRGFKALYAGRDTLIDPKNPEYGFKSNQFVLQAGRIVKSRKDFQTRFCNSFGTVNNFEHTNICELSHHIATAEVYAGKSNAKADITESEFMVFFGTAPGEANFPMQTMGKYSAEARVKGAQITVVDPVLPRTVQTSPNTHWICPNVGSDGAIAAAILRSLLETQSHNQSYLSHPTFDAAKRNGELSYSNASYLIEVESGKFAKHGDKFLVADQHGNIVPFDTVDSANIEFKGELHGKQMVTSFSMLRDSVFSQTMAQYSEMSGVPVEKLEWLAKGIAKAGRKSAVEFYRGIAQHPNGYYTGFLINQINVMMGNMNWTGGLSVGGGGYDYNSGAYNLTDIPGLASKPQGLHISREKMAYEDSSEFKRKVAAGQNPYPAPRPWFPITKDVFSEIIPSLIEGYPYKADILMWHMCTPLYSTPATGRDEIIAKISDPKQVPLLLASDIVVGDSSAYADYIIPDLTYLEQFVHHPMMEATMVKGTAVRTPVIEPTTAKTAKGFHMSYEQFLIDVAIELQMPGFGEKAIPDSFGKLWPLNTMSDYYIKGIANLAHNFGSVPEVTDEELRITGLDTFYSKHKDTLKANEWLDVLFAISRGGLFDSADTRRKGDQLTHQFNGCISLYSEKVAQTFDSMTGKRFKGQAHNAPSVTALDKPISELDKGFDMTILTRKSALQSHSRLSGASSIRQITPTNYAEINKRTGEAKGLKSGDMIWIESVNGKRKAEVKLREGIAENAISFIVGFGHNGYGASDYLVDNKLVKGSKQRKAGFNLNPIMRTDPDVENMGLMDKVGGSTVFYDTKARIVKA; via the coding sequence ATGGATAGACGTAAATTTCTAAAAGGTGCGGCAGGCGTTGGTATTGTTACTGGCGGTGCGGCGTACTCTGGTATCTTCGCGCGTGCGGTTACTATGAGTAAAAATGGTATTCCAGTTAACTACAAAACCTACGGCAATTCAGATAACGTAGAGTGGCGTTTAAATAATCTTGGTCAGCATGAGATTGCACCAGACTATTGTGTTAAGCATACCACTTGTTTGCAGTGCCATTCAGAATGTGGCCTGCGTGTAAAAGTGAACAATAAAAGCGACAAGATTGAGCGCATTATTGGTAACCCATATCACCCAAATACCTTAATTGAATACACCAATATTGAGACGCCAATCAGTGCAACAGCAGCCGCTGTTGGTACAGTATGTGCGCGTGGTAATGCTGGTATCGAAACCGTTTATGATGAATACCGTATTCATCAGCCACTAAAGCGTGCTGGTAAACGTGGTGAAGGTAAGTGGAAAACGATCTCTTGGGAACAGTTGATCGCAGAAACCGTACACGGCGGTAAGATCTTTGACGATACCACCGATGAACAGAATCATGGTTTAGATGTTCGTGGTTTTAAAGCGCTTTATGCTGGTCGCGATACGCTAATTGACCCAAAAAACCCAGAGTATGGCTTTAAGAGCAACCAGTTTGTACTGCAAGCGGGACGTATTGTTAAAAGTCGTAAAGACTTCCAAACACGTTTTTGTAACTCATTTGGTACGGTCAATAACTTCGAACACACTAACATTTGTGAGCTTTCTCACCATATTGCAACCGCTGAGGTTTATGCTGGTAAGAGTAATGCGAAAGCAGACATTACTGAGTCAGAATTTATGGTGTTCTTTGGTACTGCGCCGGGTGAAGCCAACTTCCCAATGCAGACCATGGGCAAATACAGCGCTGAAGCGCGCGTAAAAGGCGCACAGATCACGGTTGTCGATCCTGTATTGCCGCGTACCGTACAGACTTCTCCAAACACTCATTGGATCTGTCCAAACGTGGGTAGTGATGGTGCAATTGCAGCGGCGATTCTGCGTAGCCTTCTCGAAACACAAAGCCACAACCAGAGCTACCTATCTCATCCAACGTTTGACGCAGCTAAGCGCAATGGTGAGCTTTCTTATAGCAACGCTTCATACCTTATTGAAGTGGAAAGCGGTAAGTTTGCGAAGCACGGCGATAAATTCCTCGTTGCTGATCAGCACGGTAATATTGTTCCGTTTGATACCGTTGATAGCGCAAATATCGAATTTAAGGGCGAGTTACACGGCAAGCAAATGGTGACTTCATTTAGCATGCTGCGTGACTCTGTATTTAGCCAAACCATGGCTCAATACAGTGAGATGTCTGGCGTTCCTGTTGAAAAATTAGAATGGCTAGCCAAAGGCATTGCTAAAGCAGGTCGTAAATCTGCTGTAGAATTCTACCGTGGTATCGCACAGCACCCGAATGGTTATTACACTGGCTTCTTGATTAACCAGATCAACGTAATGATGGGTAACATGAACTGGACTGGTGGTTTGTCTGTTGGTGGCGGTGGTTATGACTACAATAGCGGCGCATACAACTTAACTGATATTCCAGGCCTAGCCTCTAAGCCACAAGGCTTACATATCTCACGTGAGAAAATGGCTTACGAAGACTCAAGCGAGTTTAAGCGTAAAGTGGCAGCAGGGCAGAACCCTTACCCAGCACCACGTCCATGGTTCCCAATTACCAAAGATGTGTTTAGTGAGATCATTCCATCGTTGATTGAAGGCTACCCATACAAAGCTGACATTCTAATGTGGCACATGTGTACGCCGTTATACTCAACGCCAGCGACGGGCCGTGATGAGATCATCGCTAAGATTTCTGATCCAAAACAAGTACCATTGCTACTTGCATCAGATATCGTAGTGGGTGATAGCTCAGCATATGCTGACTACATCATTCCTGATCTGACTTATCTTGAGCAGTTTGTTCACCATCCAATGATGGAAGCAACCATGGTTAAAGGTACTGCAGTACGTACTCCTGTGATTGAGCCAACGACAGCCAAAACCGCTAAAGGCTTCCATATGAGCTACGAGCAGTTCTTGATTGATGTGGCAATTGAACTGCAAATGCCTGGCTTTGGTGAAAAAGCGATCCCAGATAGCTTTGGTAAATTGTGGCCGCTAAATACAATGTCGGATTACTACATCAAAGGTATCGCCAACCTAGCGCATAACTTTGGTTCTGTGCCGGAAGTAACAGATGAAGAGTTGCGTATTACTGGGCTAGATACTTTCTACAGTAAACACAAAGATACCTTGAAGGCGAACGAGTGGCTGGACGTGTTGTTTGCCATTAGTCGTGGTGGTCTGTTTGACTCAGCTGATACGCGTCGTAAAGGCGATCAATTGACCCATCAATTCAATGGCTGCATCTCTCTATATTCAGAGAAAGTTGCGCAAACTTTTGATAGTATGACGGGCAAACGCTTTAAAGGACAGGCACATAATGCGCCTTCTGTCACTGCGCTTGATAAGCCAATCTCAGAGCTAGATAAAGGCTTTGATATGACTATCTTGACTCGCAAGTCAGCACTTCAGAGTCACTCTCGTCTCTCTGGTGCCAGCTCGATTCGTCAAATTACGCCAACTAACTACGCTGAAATCAATAAGCGTACTGGTGAAGCAAAAGGCCTAAAATCGGGTGACATGATCTGGATTGAGAGCGTTAACGGTAAGCGTAAGGCAGAAGTGAAGCTGCGTGAAGGTATTGCTGAAAATGCAATCAGCTTTATTGTAGGTTTTGGTCACAATGGCTACGGCGCATCTGATTACTTAGTTGATAACAAGCTGGTTAAAGGCAGTAAACAGCGTAAAGCTGGCTTCAACTTAAACCCAATTATGCGTACCGACCCTGATGTTGAAAATATGGGATTAATGGACAAAGTAGGTGGTTCTACTGTGTTTTATGATACTAAGGCTCGTATCGTAAAAGCTTAA
- the dsrO gene encoding sulfate reduction electron transfer complex DsrMKJOP subunit DsrO, which translates to MTEKKLTRRQILRGSFATAATTVAVSALASTPKLSKDVKSVDSSKRWGMVVDLRRCVGCQACTVACKFENNAPVGQFRTWVSDVEVKTYPETKRSFVPRLCNHCEHPSCLSVCPTGATFKREDGIVLVDSDKCWGCGSCVTACPYGARFINSETKIADKCTFCAHRLEEGLLPACAETCVGGARVFGDLNDPQSNVSKLIAEHDVSVLKPSAGTKPSVFYIDLTHSEIADGEVAPNTWLLDLENSSDDLELGFKGVQND; encoded by the coding sequence ATGACTGAAAAAAAATTAACGCGGCGACAGATCTTAAGAGGGTCTTTTGCGACAGCAGCAACAACCGTTGCCGTGTCGGCACTCGCTTCTACTCCAAAGCTTAGCAAAGATGTTAAGTCAGTGGATTCAAGTAAGCGCTGGGGAATGGTAGTAGACCTTAGACGCTGTGTTGGCTGTCAAGCCTGTACCGTGGCATGTAAGTTTGAAAACAATGCCCCTGTTGGTCAATTTAGAACCTGGGTTAGCGATGTTGAGGTTAAAACCTATCCTGAAACCAAACGTTCGTTTGTGCCAAGACTTTGCAACCATTGTGAACACCCAAGCTGTTTATCAGTATGTCCAACTGGCGCTACCTTTAAGCGTGAAGATGGCATTGTACTGGTAGATTCAGATAAATGCTGGGGTTGTGGCTCTTGTGTTACGGCTTGCCCTTATGGCGCACGCTTTATTAACTCTGAAACCAAAATCGCTGATAAATGTACTTTCTGTGCACACCGCTTAGAAGAAGGTCTATTACCAGCATGTGCTGAGACCTGTGTAGGTGGCGCGCGTGTATTCGGTGACCTTAACGACCCTCAAAGCAATGTAAGCAAACTAATTGCTGAACATGATGTATCCGTATTAAAACCAAGTGCTGGCACCAAACCAAGTGTGTTTTATATTGACTTAACCCATTCTGAAATTGCTGACGGTGAAGTTGCACCTAATACATGGCTACTAGACCTAGAAAATAGCAGCGATGACCTCGAGCTTGGCTTTAAGGGAGTTCAAAATGATTAA